TCCCACGCATATAGGTTGCCGCTACAAATCCAGCTAAATCTCCAACCACGCCACCACCTAAAGCCAAAACCGCTGAATTGCGGTCTAGTCCTGCTTGAATCGCGGTTGTCATTACCTCTTCATACACGGTTAGTGATTTGGACGCTTCGCCTGCTGGCATAATGTGACTAACCACAGTATAACCTTGCAAACGCAGAGCCTCTTCAAGAGCTGGTAAATACCGCGGAGCTACTTCACTATCACTTACAACCAACAATGGGCTGCGAGCTGAAAATCCGGCTTCAGCACAATAATGGGCAATGTCCTTTAATAAACCACTACCGATATAGATAGGATAAGAACGCTCCCCCAAATCTACGTTAATTGTACGCATAATTAGTAACTCTCCAGCTGTGATAGGTAATTCTCATAATTCGCTTTAATCTCTTCCAGTGAATCGCCACCGAATTTATCAAGAAAAGCTTTAGCGATTTCCCATGCCACTACGCTTTCCAGCACAACACATGCCGCTGGGACCGCACAAGCGTCCGAACGTTCTACTTGCGCTGAAAACGGTTCTTTCGTATCGATATCAACACTTTGAAGTGGCTTATACAGGGTTGGGATCGGCTTCATGACACCGCGAACTACTACAGGCATTCCGTTAGTCATTCCGCCTTCAAATCCACCCAAACGGTTACTTGCACGGTAGTAACCTTGAGAAGCCTCATACATAATTTCATCATGTACTTGCGATCCACGAAGCTTACCAGCTTCAAATCCAATTCCGATTTCAACGCCCTTGAATGCATTAATCGACATTACAGCTCCAGCGATAGCCCCGTCCAGCTTCCGATCCGACTGTACATAGCTACCAAGACCAATAGGCAGACCTTCGACGATACATTCAACGATTCCTCCGATGGAGTCGCCCTCTTCCTTGATCTTGTCTATGTAAGACTCCATCTTCTGTTCTGTTTCTTTATCAACGACTCTGACAGAGGATGCTTCAGTTAACTCAATCAACTCATCTATAGGCAGATTATTTACTGGAGCTTCGATCTCTCCAATCCGGATAACCTGTCCTGCTACTTTGACACCAAAGGCTGCAAGCAGTTGTCTCGCTACAGCACCACATGCGACTCTGGCTGCTGTTTCACGGGCACTGGAGCGCTCCAGAACGTTACGAAGATCTGTGTGATTGTACTTCAATCCGCCATTCAGGTCTGCATGACCAGGACGCGGCCGATTTACACGCCGTTTTTCTTCGTCGCTACCTGGAACAGGCTCAATATTCATAATGTTCTTCCAGTGGGTCCAGTCCTTGTTCTCTACTACCAATGCTACTGGCGCACCCGTTGTATAACCATGACGTACTCCGCCTACAATTTGTGCGGTATCTTTCTCAATCTGCATGCGGCGTCCACGTCCATACCCTTTTTGACGGCGCTGCAATTGAAAATTAAGCTCTTCAAAATCCAATGTCAAATTACTTGGCAATCCCTCAATAATGGCCGTAAGCTGGGGCCCGTGCGTTTCCCCCGCTGTTAAATAGCGCAAACTCATGCTGCGTTCCCCCTTTTATACTTTTAAACTGTAAATCGCTAAAATCCTTATGATCTTTGCTCATTATAGTATAGGGAATCCTCTTTGACAAGAAAGGGATATCCCTAAAATGACTCCATTCGCAACAAAAAAAACCGACTTTTCCGTCCTTGTACAGCATATAAAATCCTATATTTTAAAGTAAAAAGCGCCATTCACACTCTAAAGAGTATGAATGGCGCTCCTCGGCTCGGTCCGGCTCTTGTTAGCTGCCGATCCGCTGACTTGTTGAAGGAAATGTAGACTTACGCTCTTCCAGTTGCAGAAGGCGCTTCAATTGCATTTCTTCCACACCGAGAATTTGCCCGCACTCACGAACGGTGATAAAGCCTCGTTTGTACGCGGCAATGACCTTGCTTTTGTCCATCGGTTTAACGATCCTTTCGCTTAGCTTACAGATTCTACTACCCAGTATCACTGAACTAAAGCGAAAGTATACGTATAAAGAACACTATGAAGGAGCAAGAAGTATTTATTTTTTACGATAGAAAAAGGTTTCCGTCGATTCAAAGCCATACTGCGCTGGCGTAAATATTTGCTCTGTGCTGCCCACAAACAAATATCCACCCGGACGTAGACTATCCGAGAACTTATGGTAGAGCTTATTCTTCGCCTCTTCAGTAAAATAGATCATTACATTGCGACAAATTATAAGATCAAAGCCATCGTCGAACTTGTCCAGCAGTAGGTTCTGTTTGCGGAAATCTATGTTTTTCTTAAGCGAGTCACTGACTTTGAATAAAGGACCCTCGGGTTTAAAATAGCGAGCAGCAACATCCTTAGGCACATCCTTTAAAGAACGTTCCAGATAAAGGCCTTCCTTTGCTTTGGAAAGTGCACCATCGTCAATGTCCGTAGCCAGAATACCTGTCTGTCCTAATATATTCTTGTCGGATAAAATCATAGCCAGCGTGTAGGGCTCTTCTCCGGTGGAACATGCAGCACTCCACAGTTTCAATCTACGGCCAGATTGTTGTAAGTCAGGAAGAATTACATCTCGCAATACTTCCCACCGATTCGGATTCCGCCAGAACTCGGAGACATTAATCGTCATTCGGTCCAAAAATTCATAAAATAAGTCCTTGTCCTTCATCATTGCGGCAAAAAATTCACTAAAGGTATGATATCCATTCTTCACACGAAGAGTCGTTAAACGCCGCTTCATCTGCGCTTCTTTATACTGAGCCAGATCAATTCCGGTGCTTTGCTTAACATGATGAATAAACCCGATGTAATCTGGATCTGCTGTTAATGCTGCAACATTACGATCAGACATGTTACTCCCCTGCCTCCCGCCTGGATCCTACATCCAGACTGCGATGTCTTTGTTATACAGATTCAGTTCATCTGGAGTAAAGAAATTAGCAATTTCTCGTTCTGCACTTTCAGGCGAGTCTGATCCATGAATTAAATTAAGCGGTGTATGGCTGGCAAAGTCGCCTCGAATCGTTCCCGGCAGGGCTTCTCCTACCTTCGTCTTACCAATGAGCGTACGGGATAATGCTACAACATCATCACCTTCCCATACCATTGCAAACACTGGACCTGAAGTTATGAACGAGACCAACTCTGAAAAAAAGTCCTTGCCAGCATGCTCCGCATAATGTCTTTTGGCTTGGTCTTCACTTACTGTAATCAGCTTTGCAGCTACCAACTTAAAGCCCTTATCTTCAAAGCGTGCAACAATACGTCCAATTAATCCACGTTGTACTCCATCAGGTTTGACCATCAGATACGTCTTTTCCATAGAGGCACTCTCCAATTTCCCATTAGTTGGGTTGTTTTGACGCTATCTTAACAGAAACTGCGCTTTCTGGAAACGTTTAATTTCATGATCACCAAATCATTAATAGGCTCTTCCTGTTACAAAAAAGGCAATATCGCGCAAATTACGCTTAGTCTTGTTGTTAGGCAACTGATCTAGTGCCGCTAGTGCCTTCGCGATATAACGTGAAGCCAGCTCCTCGGAACGGGCGATTCCATCTCCAGAAAGAATAAGATCAATAGCACGTCCTACTGTGCTGTGGCCGTCGCGAATAGACTTTAACTCCTCTAGGAGTTGAGCACGCAATCTTTCATCTTCCAGGCTATAAATGACAGGGAGTGTGATATTCCCTTGCCTCATATCACTGCCCGGAGGTTTACCAATTTGTTTCTCAGTACCTGAAAGATCGAGTAAATCATCACGAATCTGGAAGGCCATGCCGACGTTATAACCATAATTATAAAGTAGACGAGCCACCTCTGGTTCAGCTTCAGCAGCAAGCGCACCAAGTTGGCAACTAACAGCAATCAAAAGCGCTGTTTTGCGGCGGATACGCCGCAGATAGTGGCGCACACTCTGATCACTATTGAAGAAGTCACGAATCTGCTCCATCTCACCGATCGACATTTCAATCATTGCC
The window above is part of the Paenibacillus sp. FSL K6-0276 genome. Proteins encoded here:
- the aroC gene encoding chorismate synthase, yielding MSLRYLTAGETHGPQLTAIIEGLPSNLTLDFEELNFQLQRRQKGYGRGRRMQIEKDTAQIVGGVRHGYTTGAPVALVVENKDWTHWKNIMNIEPVPGSDEEKRRVNRPRPGHADLNGGLKYNHTDLRNVLERSSARETAARVACGAVARQLLAAFGVKVAGQVIRIGEIEAPVNNLPIDELIELTEASSVRVVDKETEQKMESYIDKIKEEGDSIGGIVECIVEGLPIGLGSYVQSDRKLDGAIAGAVMSINAFKGVEIGIGFEAGKLRGSQVHDEIMYEASQGYYRASNRLGGFEGGMTNGMPVVVRGVMKPIPTLYKPLQSVDIDTKEPFSAQVERSDACAVPAACVVLESVVAWEIAKAFLDKFGGDSLEEIKANYENYLSQLESY
- a CDS encoding protein-glutamate O-methyltransferase CheR produces the protein MSDRNVAALTADPDYIGFIHHVKQSTGIDLAQYKEAQMKRRLTTLRVKNGYHTFSEFFAAMMKDKDLFYEFLDRMTINVSEFWRNPNRWEVLRDVILPDLQQSGRRLKLWSAACSTGEEPYTLAMILSDKNILGQTGILATDIDDGALSKAKEGLYLERSLKDVPKDVAARYFKPEGPLFKVSDSLKKNIDFRKQNLLLDKFDDGFDLIICRNVMIYFTEEAKNKLYHKFSDSLRPGGYLFVGSTEQIFTPAQYGFESTETFFYRKK
- the ndk gene encoding nucleoside-diphosphate kinase, producing MEKTYLMVKPDGVQRGLIGRIVARFEDKGFKLVAAKLITVSEDQAKRHYAEHAGKDFFSELVSFITSGPVFAMVWEGDDVVALSRTLIGKTKVGEALPGTIRGDFASHTPLNLIHGSDSPESAEREIANFFTPDELNLYNKDIAVWM
- a CDS encoding polyprenyl synthetase family protein produces the protein MKRLQIFGLLNRDMDQIEKELYRSVQGDDDLLTETSLHLLKAGGKRLRPVFVLMGGKFGKYDLEKLKRVAIPLELIHSASLVHDDVIDDAELRRGELTVKAKWGDKIAMYTGDYIYAKALVMTTELKNPRIHQILSKAMIEMSIGEMEQIRDFFNSDQSVRHYLRRIRRKTALLIAVSCQLGALAAEAEPEVARLLYNYGYNVGMAFQIRDDLLDLSGTEKQIGKPPGSDMRQGNITLPVIYSLEDERLRAQLLEELKSIRDGHSTVGRAIDLILSGDGIARSEELASRYIAKALAALDQLPNNKTKRNLRDIAFFVTGRAY